A single region of the Lactobacillus isalae genome encodes:
- the pepF gene encoding oligoendopeptidase F has product MTLPTRNEVSDDLKWDLSRVFKNDQEWEQEYNQVAKEIKNLNKFKGMLAKSGKNLYEGITEILAVNRRLEKVYVYATMSSDVDTKNTHYLGLVAKAQSLANQMSAAIAFVDPEILSIPEETLATFMQDEPRLENYRHRLEQITQKRPHTLPANEEKIIADAGDAMGTSANTFNVLTNSDMEYGYVQDEDGEMVQLSDGLYSLLIQSQDRNIRKNAFDVMYASYGQFENSLASTLSGEVKAHNFNARVHKYNSAREASLSENGVPTTVYDTLIKEVNSHLNLLHRYVSLRKKILGLKDLQMYDMYVPLTGEPVLSYNFNEAKEEARKALAPLGEDYLKHVDYIFNNRVIDIVESQNKVTGAYSGGAYDTDPYELLNWENNLDSLYTLVHETGHSVHSWYTRNTQPYVYGDYPIFVAEIASTTNENILTEYFLDKITDPKTRAFVLNHYLDSFKGTLFRQTQFAEFEQFIHETDANGQPLTADVLDEFYGNLNQRYYGDSVEPGGEIAMEWARIPHFYYNFYVYQYATGFAAATALANKVVHGTDKERDAYINFLKSGSSDYPTEIMKRAGVDMTKADYLRDAFDTFEKRLNEFEKIVDELNAEK; this is encoded by the coding sequence ATGACTCTTCCAACAAGAAATGAAGTATCTGATGACCTCAAATGGGACTTAAGTCGTGTTTTTAAAAACGATCAAGAATGGGAACAAGAATATAATCAAGTCGCTAAAGAAATCAAAAATCTAAATAAATTCAAAGGAATGCTAGCTAAGTCTGGTAAAAATCTTTACGAAGGAATCACAGAAATCCTAGCAGTAAATCGACGCCTTGAAAAGGTGTATGTTTACGCTACAATGTCAAGCGACGTCGATACAAAAAATACTCATTACCTTGGTTTAGTGGCTAAAGCTCAAAGCTTAGCTAACCAAATGAGTGCTGCGATTGCTTTCGTTGATCCTGAAATCTTATCTATTCCAGAAGAAACACTTGCCACGTTCATGCAAGACGAACCACGTTTAGAAAATTATCGGCACCGTCTTGAGCAAATTACGCAAAAGCGTCCTCATACTCTACCAGCAAATGAAGAAAAAATCATCGCTGACGCCGGAGATGCAATGGGTACATCTGCTAACACCTTCAATGTCTTAACTAATTCTGATATGGAATATGGGTATGTACAAGACGAAGATGGCGAAATGGTTCAATTATCTGACGGCTTATATTCGCTTTTAATCCAATCTCAAGACCGTAATATTCGTAAAAATGCCTTTGACGTAATGTACGCAAGCTACGGTCAGTTTGAAAACAGTCTCGCTTCAACTTTATCAGGTGAGGTAAAGGCTCACAATTTTAATGCTCGAGTACACAAATATAATTCAGCTAGAGAAGCTTCTTTAAGTGAGAATGGTGTTCCAACAACCGTTTACGACACATTAATTAAAGAAGTAAATAGTCACCTTAATTTACTTCACCGCTACGTTTCATTAAGAAAGAAAATTTTGGGCTTAAAAGATCTTCAAATGTACGATATGTATGTTCCGTTAACTGGTGAACCTGTCCTTTCTTATAACTTTAACGAAGCAAAAGAAGAAGCTAGAAAGGCCTTAGCTCCACTAGGAGAAGACTATTTAAAGCACGTTGATTACATTTTTAATAACCGCGTAATTGATATAGTTGAAAGTCAAAATAAAGTAACTGGTGCATATTCAGGTGGTGCCTACGATACTGATCCATACGAACTACTTAACTGGGAAAATAACCTTGATTCACTCTATACTCTAGTTCACGAAACTGGTCACTCTGTCCACTCTTGGTATACAAGAAACACTCAACCTTACGTCTACGGTGATTATCCAATTTTTGTTGCTGAAATTGCTTCAACTACTAACGAAAATATTTTAACCGAGTATTTCTTAGACAAGATTACTGACCCTAAAACTAGGGCTTTTGTCTTGAACCATTATCTTGATTCATTTAAGGGGACTCTTTTCCGTCAAACTCAATTTGCGGAATTTGAACAATTTATTCATGAAACTGATGCTAATGGACAACCATTAACTGCTGATGTACTTGATGAATTTTATGGCAACTTAAACCAAAGATATTATGGAGATAGCGTAGAACCTGGTGGAGAAATTGCTATGGAATGGGCACGTATTCCTCACTTCTACTACAACTTCTACGTTTACCAATACGCAACAGGTTTTGCGGCTGCAACTGCTCTTGCCAATAAAGTTGTTCACGGCACTGACAAAGAACGTGATGCTTATATTAATTTCTTAAAATCAGGTTCTTCGGATTACCCAACAGAAATTATGAAACGAGCTGGCGTTGATATGACTAAGGCTGATTACTTGAGGGATGCTTTTGATACTTTTGAAAAGCGTCTTAATGAATTTGAAAAAATTGTAGATGAATTAAACGCTGAAAAGTAA
- a CDS encoding Rpn family recombination-promoting nuclease/putative transposase, with translation MVKKIGPWFGFTEDKVFGMVRENKDFCKYLLEIIISDLKIKKIDWLDKQVEINNLERKNEAKEVRLDVLVTNHEGRVFNIEMQTTDQDDIGRRMRYYLSRIDLRYTLNKGKTYRNLKDACILFLCNFKPKKDDKFYDSYHIYFDQDRAKLMDNGSTLKLISDKELEKIVAMYKIK, from the coding sequence ATGGTTAAAAAGATTGGACCTTGGTTTGGGTTCACGGAAGATAAAGTTTTTGGGATGGTGAGGGAAAACAAGGATTTTTGCAAGTATTTGCTTGAAATCATTATTTCAGATTTAAAAATTAAAAAGATAGACTGGCTAGATAAGCAAGTTGAGATTAATAATCTTGAGCGTAAAAACGAGGCTAAAGAAGTTAGACTTGATGTTTTAGTCACAAACCATGAAGGACGTGTGTTTAATATCGAAATGCAGACAACAGACCAAGACGATATTGGTAGACGTATGCGTTACTATCTTTCAAGGATTGATTTACGCTATACTTTAAATAAGGGTAAGACCTATCGAAATTTGAAAGACGCCTGTATTCTTTTTCTCTGTAATTTTAAACCTAAGAAAGATGATAAATTTTATGACTCTTATCATATATATTTTGATCAGGATAGGGCGAAACTAATGGATAATGGCAGTACCTTGAAACTGATTTCTGATAAAGAGCTAGAAAAGATCGTCGCTATGTATAAAATAAAATAG
- a CDS encoding DUF6287 domain-containing protein → MKKSISIATGLLSLLLLAGCSNQSKSNSTASQESSKSSVVSSKKKTSKKNDSDRMDDGAKSKSSSTENSESSSSSSENSNSSESSKSSQSSTSSTNKVATKKMNFDQIQNGDYSSLVGNWKLIKAVGQHKDVTDRTDSTLTITPSLLKTSSIELSKDGLTDSNDTHPIEVKRVGDALNILNADDHDSQYNWSVTFYPANSQSVVIDGEKQAPVSKNLIAIWVSSNNYTEVFEEE, encoded by the coding sequence ATGAAGAAAAGTATAAGTATAGCAACAGGATTATTAAGTTTATTATTACTAGCAGGTTGCAGTAACCAAAGTAAATCTAATTCAACTGCTTCTCAAGAAAGTAGTAAGAGTAGCGTAGTTTCAAGTAAGAAGAAAACTAGCAAAAAGAATGATTCAGATAGGATGGATGATGGTGCGAAAAGTAAATCAAGCTCTACAGAAAATTCTGAATCTTCTAGCTCAAGTAGCGAAAATAGCAACTCAAGTGAAAGCTCAAAGTCTAGTCAAAGTAGTACTAGTAGCACTAACAAAGTAGCTACTAAGAAAATGAATTTTGACCAAATTCAAAATGGTGACTACAGCAGTTTAGTTGGTAACTGGAAGTTAATTAAAGCCGTTGGTCAACATAAAGATGTAACTGACAGAACAGATTCTACTTTAACTATTACTCCGTCACTTTTAAAAACGAGCAGTATAGAATTATCAAAAGATGGGTTAACAGATAGTAATGATACACATCCGATTGAAGTTAAAAGAGTTGGAGACGCATTAAACATCTTGAATGCTGATGACCATGATTCTCAATATAACTGGAGTGTAACATTCTATCCAGCAAATTCACAAAGTGTTGTTATTGACGGTGAAAAACAAGCACCTGTTTCTAAAAATCTAATAGCTATTTGGGTAAGTAGTAATAACTATACTGAAGTTTTTGAAGAAGAATAA
- a CDS encoding SGNH/GDSL hydrolase family protein has protein sequence MKNVQIDAEGNRTMDKAYNVLINLQNSGQLSKNVVICIGTNSLDDYQKQTEKVIHDLKPGHHLIFITPHDGHADSSYNSYKLAVWERTLPNKYKFITIGDWDKVARKHQNLFSGTDGTHFCGRDDISKLYLDCIKDALARSEKTPVKK, from the coding sequence ATGAAAAATGTTCAAATTGATGCCGAAGGTAATCGTACGATGGATAAGGCCTATAACGTATTAATAAATTTGCAAAATTCAGGACAACTATCTAAGAATGTTGTTATTTGTATTGGAACTAACTCTTTAGATGATTATCAAAAGCAGACTGAAAAGGTTATTCATGATTTGAAGCCAGGCCATCATCTAATCTTTATTACTCCACATGATGGTCATGCAGATTCTTCTTATAATTCGTATAAGCTTGCAGTATGGGAAAGAACGCTCCCTAATAAGTATAAATTTATTACAATTGGTGATTGGGATAAAGTGGCCCGGAAACACCAAAATCTATTTTCAGGAACTGATGGAACTCATTTTTGCGGACGAGATGATATAAGTAAGTTATACCTTGATTGTATTAAAGATGCTTTAGCTCGTTCAGAAAAGACGCCAGTCAAGAAGTAG
- a CDS encoding SEC10/PgrA surface exclusion domain-containing protein: MRRRTTMLMSALFVAGAFAINGNTAKADTVVKQPADKIQDDSNAIQESSAKDKAELRKVQEDLTNKQADKIKAEDSKKELTATLEQKQATAEQAKKALDKAKGNLEIAQDVQNKYATKYDSSFENNVKSAQVDKDNADKNEKDLEDQVQDSKNKQNDLIDQKNTADSEIKANTETLNKANEDLAKVQENQIQAQKNFGNVQKHYAQIQEEYEAKKSATNKATQDLEQNKSDLAKSQKALSDLQTNNNDLDKAVNSIQNNLSTANIELTNTQSNLSGIQTKANDIQKKINNVNIKLTEAVDKRDGAKTKLDSYNQSSFVVPENYKNTFIKWLGIDGVDGLVIKDGGVKFNYKQYENEMRLVSSEGEKLNNFKHNTQDEKRMVNVNHMTENEKLELNKFSTRLINQIRVQMGKKPVNLNRSAMAFADEIAKNYIKDRFMMDDPKYDRYRGHDTPAISLAAQQYGLDPTKNYYEDMADSFVVPKNAKNADAVSMSMDKLKEGIYNAIKLMIFSQKEWNHAQGLLTMGYMSDYDKWGTHKNRPIYAGMSMSIQPDKYDDGTGQDTYEVLFHFIDVPGDIQTKDGELSLLPRYIGDKSKFDTEDNISLDRADNSKVQQAYNQAADEVNNLTAQKNNLNNQIQNINDQIKNNQHIINDLTVKISNLSNELAKAKQQKHEVEDSINTISKHISDLKSSQPVLIQAQNKATNDLNAYQQKHADAIKDYSKAKTQLDKVNDDLKLANNNKIGATQNLKQAQDKLGQINKELDIVNTQLTDLEAKVSSAKNSQIVANENLLRAQTAFNNYLAAYQDADNKLKKAKIDLATKAEEFKKAKGNYDTANTDYQTTNNQIIELDRQISNLKNDINEAQAKVTKLSEIIKTKENSQNKNNKVNKIETVVNGKSNVLIISKHDDIKERPISNLKNNSSENEDTKLSDIVKINKQNNYSENNKVEVTVNRSSSTPILSKYNSMKGNQAKLSTITNENNKFNNQVINSKNNSQVSNFSKHDQTSNEKGVTTNKVKLPQTSEKQGFFASLLGMFLATLGLGIFGADRSRDRKE, encoded by the coding sequence GCAGGCAGATAAAATTAAAGCTGAAGACTCTAAAAAAGAATTAACTGCGACTTTAGAACAAAAGCAAGCAACTGCTGAACAAGCCAAAAAAGCTTTAGATAAAGCAAAAGGTAACTTAGAAATTGCACAAGATGTTCAAAATAAATATGCTACTAAATATGATTCATCATTTGAAAATAATGTAAAATCTGCGCAAGTAGATAAAGATAATGCAGATAAAAATGAAAAAGATCTTGAAGATCAAGTACAAGATTCTAAAAATAAGCAAAATGATTTAATTGACCAAAAAAATACTGCTGATAGTGAAATTAAAGCTAATACTGAAACTTTAAATAAAGCTAATGAAGATTTAGCTAAAGTACAAGAAAATCAGATACAAGCTCAAAAGAATTTTGGTAATGTACAAAAACATTATGCACAAATTCAAGAAGAATATGAAGCTAAGAAATCTGCTACAAATAAAGCAACACAAGATTTAGAGCAAAATAAATCTGATTTAGCTAAAAGTCAAAAAGCACTATCTGATTTACAAACTAATAACAATGACTTAGATAAGGCTGTTAATAGTATTCAAAATAACTTGAGTACTGCAAATATTGAATTGACTAATACCCAAAGTAATTTGAGCGGTATTCAAACTAAGGCAAATGATATTCAAAAAAAAATAAATAATGTAAATATTAAATTAACAGAAGCAGTTGATAAAAGAGACGGTGCTAAAACAAAACTAGATAGTTATAATCAATCTTCATTTGTTGTGCCAGAAAATTATAAAAATACTTTTATTAAGTGGTTAGGTATTGACGGCGTCGATGGACTAGTAATAAAAGATGGCGGTGTCAAATTTAATTACAAGCAATATGAAAATGAAATGCGTCTAGTGTCTTCAGAGGGAGAAAAGTTAAATAACTTTAAGCACAATACACAAGATGAAAAACGTATGGTTAATGTTAATCACATGACTGAAAATGAAAAACTTGAACTTAATAAATTTAGCACTCGCTTGATTAACCAGATCCGCGTTCAGATGGGAAAAAAGCCTGTAAATTTAAATAGAAGTGCTATGGCTTTTGCTGATGAAATTGCTAAGAATTATATAAAAGATAGATTTATGATGGATGATCCTAAATATGATCGTTATCGGGGACATGATACTCCTGCAATTAGCTTAGCTGCCCAACAATATGGATTAGATCCTACGAAAAATTATTATGAAGATATGGCTGACTCATTTGTTGTGCCGAAAAATGCCAAAAATGCCGACGCCGTATCAATGAGTATGGATAAGTTAAAAGAAGGTATTTACAACGCCATTAAATTAATGATTTTCAGTCAGAAAGAATGGAATCATGCACAAGGTTTATTGACTATGGGATACATGTCTGACTACGACAAATGGGGTACTCACAAAAATCGGCCTATCTATGCCGGGATGAGTATGAGTATACAACCAGATAAATATGATGATGGAACTGGGCAAGACACTTATGAGGTATTATTCCACTTTATTGATGTTCCAGGGGATATTCAGACAAAAGATGGAGAGTTGAGTCTATTACCTCGATATATTGGTGACAAAAGTAAATTTGACACAGAGGATAATATTTCATTGGACCGTGCTGATAACTCCAAGGTGCAACAAGCTTATAATCAAGCTGCAGATGAAGTTAATAATTTAACTGCACAAAAGAACAACCTAAATAACCAGATTCAAAACATTAATGACCAAATTAAGAATAATCAACATATTATTAATGATTTAACGGTAAAAATTAGTAACTTATCTAATGAACTTGCAAAGGCTAAACAGCAAAAACATGAAGTTGAGGACAGCATTAATACTATTTCAAAGCATATTTCTGATTTAAAATCTTCTCAACCTGTATTGATACAAGCCCAGAATAAAGCTACCAACGATCTAAATGCATACCAACAAAAACATGCTGATGCAATTAAGGATTATTCAAAGGCTAAAACTCAATTAGATAAAGTAAATGATGATCTTAAATTAGCTAATAACAATAAAATTGGTGCTACTCAAAATCTCAAACAAGCTCAGGACAAATTGGGACAAATTAATAAAGAGTTAGATATTGTTAATACACAATTGACGGATTTAGAAGCAAAAGTATCAAGTGCAAAAAACTCTCAAATTGTTGCTAACGAAAATCTACTAAGAGCACAAACTGCTTTTAATAATTATTTAGCTGCTTATCAGGATGCTGACAATAAGCTGAAGAAAGCAAAAATAGATTTAGCAACTAAAGCTGAAGAATTTAAAAAAGCTAAGGGTAACTACGATACTGCTAATACTGATTATCAGACAACTAACAATCAAATTATTGAGCTAGATCGCCAAATTAGTAATCTTAAAAATGATATTAATGAAGCGCAAGCTAAAGTTACTAAATTAAGTGAAATTATTAAGACGAAAGAAAATAGTCAAAATAAAAACAACAAAGTTAACAAGATTGAAACAGTTGTTAACGGAAAATCGAATGTTCTTATCATTTCTAAGCATGATGATATAAAAGAACGTCCAATTAGTAATCTTAAAAATAATAGTAGTGAAAACGAAGATACTAAACTAAGTGACATCGTCAAAATTAATAAACAAAATAACTATAGTGAAAATAATAAGGTAGAGGTCACTGTTAATAGATCATCAAGTACTCCTATTCTTTCTAAGTACAATAGTATGAAAGGCAATCAAGCAAAGTTAAGTACTATTACAAATGAAAATAACAAATTTAATAATCAAGTAATTAATAGTAAGAACAATTCACAAGTCTCGAATTTTTCTAAACATGATCAAACAAGCAATGAAAAAGGTGTAACTACAAATAAAGTTAAATTGCCACAGACTAGTGAGAAACAAGGATTTTTTGCAAGTTTACTAGGTATGTTTCTTGCAACTTTAGGTCTAGGAATTTTTGGAGCAGACAGAAGTAGGGATCGGAAAGAGTAA